Proteins encoded in a region of the Nicotiana tomentosiformis chromosome 9, ASM39032v3, whole genome shotgun sequence genome:
- the LOC104098269 gene encoding DEAD-box ATP-dependent RNA helicase 58, chloroplastic isoform X2, producing the protein MCFIIFRLHSALVECPVPTGYFSMACFYATQLHTLLWTSSLNRTSHHFKPNYTYRTPKFLFRQKPLIASFSTSDVEARTEMKDSSTATLRELCHGHVPEHVIRRVEEVGYVIPTEVQLQALPFLYSGRDCVLHAQTGSGKTLAYLLQILSVIDSQRSAVQALIVVPTRELGMQVTKVARMLAAKPSELESGPKSCTVMALLDGGMLNRHKSWLKAEPPTIVVATMGSLCRMLEKHILKLDSCQVLVVDEVCTKREKNQVLLSLLQVDSPESAIIFVSEQSEKSKKAGNAPPITLLVDFLMSSSGGFSNVSLLEEDMNFNKRAASLSELRGGGGYLLVATDIAARGVDLPETTHIYNFDIPKDAVNYLHRAGRTGRKPFSDKKCFVTSIITAEERFVLQRFENELMFCCEQLFF; encoded by the exons ATGTGTTTCATCATCTTCCGTCTTCACAGCGCACTTGTCGAGTGTCCAGTCCCTACTGGCTACTTCTCCATGGCGTGTTTCTATGCAACTCAGCTGCATACTCTTTTATGGACTTCATCGTTGAACCGTACCTCCCACCATTTCAAACCTAACTATACCTATCGGACTCCGAAATTTCTCTTCCGTCAAAAGCCATTGATAGCTTCCTTTAGCACCTCCGACGTCGAAGCTAGAACTGAAATGAAGGATTCATCAACGGCAACGCTCCGGGAACTCTGTCATGGTCACGTGCCCGAGCACGTGATTCGCCG GGTGGAAGAGGTTGGATATGTGATACCTACAGAAGTGCAGCTACAGGCATTGCCTTTCCTCTATTCGGGACGTGATTGTGTGCTTCATGCTCAG ACAGGTTCTGGAAAAACCCTGGCATACCTGCTACAAATACTGTCAGTCATTGACAGTCAAAGGTCAGCGGTACAAGCATTGATTGTGGTGCCTACTAGGGAGCTTGGCATGCAA GTTACGAAGGTTGCTCGGATGCTCGCTGCAAAGCCTTCAGAACTTGAATCAGGACCAAAATCATGCACTGTTATGGCTCTTCTAGATGGGGGGATGTTAAACAGACACAAGAGTTGGTTAAAG GCTGAGCCACCCACTATTGTGGTTGCAACTATGGGGAGTTTGTGTCGAATGCTTGAGAAACATATTTTAAAGCTAGATTCCTGCCAAGTACTTGTTGTCGATGAG GTATGCACCAAAAGGGAAAAGAATCAAGTGTTGCTCTCCTTACTGCAGGTGGATTCACCTGAATCTGCCATAATTTTTGTCAGCGAGCAA TCTGAGAAGTCAAAAAAGGCAGGAAATGCACCACCAATAACTCTTTTGGTAGATTTTTTAATGTCATCTTCTGGAGGCTTTTCCAATGTCTCTCTTCTAGAGGAAGATATGAATTTCAATAAACGAGCAGCATCCTTATCT GAACTTCGAGGAGGAGGAGGTTATCTATTGGTGGCAACAGATATAGCAGCTAGAGGAGTTGATCTACCAGAGACAACACATATATACAATTTTGATATCCCAAAAGATGCGGTAAATTACCTTCATCGAGCTGGCAGGACTGGTAGGAAACCATTTTCAGATAAAAAGTGTTTTGTTACCAGCATTATAACAGCGGAAGAGCGATTTGTGTTACAGAGATTCGAGAACGAATTAATGTTTTGTTGTGAACAGCTATTCTTTTAA
- the LOC104098269 gene encoding DEAD-box ATP-dependent RNA helicase 58, chloroplastic isoform X1, with the protein MCFIIFRLHSALVECPVPTGYFSMACFYATQLHTLLWTSSLNRTSHHFKPNYTYRTPKFLFRQKPLIASFSTSDVEARTEMKDSSTATLRELCHGHVPEHVIRRVEEVGYVIPTEVQLQALPFLYSGRDCVLHAQTGSGKTLAYLLQILSVIDSQRSAVQALIVVPTRELGMQVTKVARMLAAKPSELESGPKSCTVMALLDGGMLNRHKSWLKAEPPTIVVATMGSLCRMLEKHILKLDSCQVLVVDEVDFMFNSSKEISSLKSLLTSYSSSKNRQTIFASASIPQHRRFLYDCIQQKWTKADVVHVHVNSVEPMPSCLHHRFVVCTKREKNQVLLSLLQVDSPESAIIFVSEQSEKSKKAGNAPPITLLVDFLMSSSGGFSNVSLLEEDMNFNKRAASLSELRGGGGYLLVATDIAARGVDLPETTHIYNFDIPKDAVNYLHRAGRTGRKPFSDKKCFVTSIITAEERFVLQRFENELMFCCEQLFF; encoded by the exons ATGTGTTTCATCATCTTCCGTCTTCACAGCGCACTTGTCGAGTGTCCAGTCCCTACTGGCTACTTCTCCATGGCGTGTTTCTATGCAACTCAGCTGCATACTCTTTTATGGACTTCATCGTTGAACCGTACCTCCCACCATTTCAAACCTAACTATACCTATCGGACTCCGAAATTTCTCTTCCGTCAAAAGCCATTGATAGCTTCCTTTAGCACCTCCGACGTCGAAGCTAGAACTGAAATGAAGGATTCATCAACGGCAACGCTCCGGGAACTCTGTCATGGTCACGTGCCCGAGCACGTGATTCGCCG GGTGGAAGAGGTTGGATATGTGATACCTACAGAAGTGCAGCTACAGGCATTGCCTTTCCTCTATTCGGGACGTGATTGTGTGCTTCATGCTCAG ACAGGTTCTGGAAAAACCCTGGCATACCTGCTACAAATACTGTCAGTCATTGACAGTCAAAGGTCAGCGGTACAAGCATTGATTGTGGTGCCTACTAGGGAGCTTGGCATGCAA GTTACGAAGGTTGCTCGGATGCTCGCTGCAAAGCCTTCAGAACTTGAATCAGGACCAAAATCATGCACTGTTATGGCTCTTCTAGATGGGGGGATGTTAAACAGACACAAGAGTTGGTTAAAG GCTGAGCCACCCACTATTGTGGTTGCAACTATGGGGAGTTTGTGTCGAATGCTTGAGAAACATATTTTAAAGCTAGATTCCTGCCAAGTACTTGTTGTCGATGAG GTtgatttcatgttcaattcttcAAAAGAGATCAGCTCTCTCAAAAGTCTATTGACATCCTACTCATCCAGCAAGAACCGTCAAACTATATTTGCTAGTGCTTCAATTCCCCAGCACAGGAGATTCTTGTATGACTGTATACAGCAAAAATGGACCAAA GCTGACGTAGTTCATGTCCATGTGAATTCAGTAGAGCCGATGCCCTCGTGCCTCCATCATAGATTTGTG GTATGCACCAAAAGGGAAAAGAATCAAGTGTTGCTCTCCTTACTGCAGGTGGATTCACCTGAATCTGCCATAATTTTTGTCAGCGAGCAA TCTGAGAAGTCAAAAAAGGCAGGAAATGCACCACCAATAACTCTTTTGGTAGATTTTTTAATGTCATCTTCTGGAGGCTTTTCCAATGTCTCTCTTCTAGAGGAAGATATGAATTTCAATAAACGAGCAGCATCCTTATCT GAACTTCGAGGAGGAGGAGGTTATCTATTGGTGGCAACAGATATAGCAGCTAGAGGAGTTGATCTACCAGAGACAACACATATATACAATTTTGATATCCCAAAAGATGCGGTAAATTACCTTCATCGAGCTGGCAGGACTGGTAGGAAACCATTTTCAGATAAAAAGTGTTTTGTTACCAGCATTATAACAGCGGAAGAGCGATTTGTGTTACAGAGATTCGAGAACGAATTAATGTTTTGTTGTGAACAGCTATTCTTTTAA
- the LOC104098269 gene encoding DEAD-box ATP-dependent RNA helicase 58, chloroplastic isoform X3 — protein MQVTKVARMLAAKPSELESGPKSCTVMALLDGGMLNRHKSWLKAEPPTIVVATMGSLCRMLEKHILKLDSCQVLVVDEVDFMFNSSKEISSLKSLLTSYSSSKNRQTIFASASIPQHRRFLYDCIQQKWTKADVVHVHVNSVEPMPSCLHHRFVVCTKREKNQVLLSLLQVDSPESAIIFVSEQSEKSKKAGNAPPITLLVDFLMSSSGGFSNVSLLEEDMNFNKRAASLSELRGGGGYLLVATDIAARGVDLPETTHIYNFDIPKDAVNYLHRAGRTGRKPFSDKKCFVTSIITAEERFVLQRFENELMFCCEQLFF, from the exons ATGCAA GTTACGAAGGTTGCTCGGATGCTCGCTGCAAAGCCTTCAGAACTTGAATCAGGACCAAAATCATGCACTGTTATGGCTCTTCTAGATGGGGGGATGTTAAACAGACACAAGAGTTGGTTAAAG GCTGAGCCACCCACTATTGTGGTTGCAACTATGGGGAGTTTGTGTCGAATGCTTGAGAAACATATTTTAAAGCTAGATTCCTGCCAAGTACTTGTTGTCGATGAG GTtgatttcatgttcaattcttcAAAAGAGATCAGCTCTCTCAAAAGTCTATTGACATCCTACTCATCCAGCAAGAACCGTCAAACTATATTTGCTAGTGCTTCAATTCCCCAGCACAGGAGATTCTTGTATGACTGTATACAGCAAAAATGGACCAAA GCTGACGTAGTTCATGTCCATGTGAATTCAGTAGAGCCGATGCCCTCGTGCCTCCATCATAGATTTGTG GTATGCACCAAAAGGGAAAAGAATCAAGTGTTGCTCTCCTTACTGCAGGTGGATTCACCTGAATCTGCCATAATTTTTGTCAGCGAGCAA TCTGAGAAGTCAAAAAAGGCAGGAAATGCACCACCAATAACTCTTTTGGTAGATTTTTTAATGTCATCTTCTGGAGGCTTTTCCAATGTCTCTCTTCTAGAGGAAGATATGAATTTCAATAAACGAGCAGCATCCTTATCT GAACTTCGAGGAGGAGGAGGTTATCTATTGGTGGCAACAGATATAGCAGCTAGAGGAGTTGATCTACCAGAGACAACACATATATACAATTTTGATATCCCAAAAGATGCGGTAAATTACCTTCATCGAGCTGGCAGGACTGGTAGGAAACCATTTTCAGATAAAAAGTGTTTTGTTACCAGCATTATAACAGCGGAAGAGCGATTTGTGTTACAGAGATTCGAGAACGAATTAATGTTTTGTTGTGAACAGCTATTCTTTTAA
- the LOC104098268 gene encoding glucose-1-phosphate adenylyltransferase large subunit 3, chloroplastic/amyloplastic — translation MAVAADGRFALSAASKLHSSATLTGRNLRVVKFCNGELMGKKLKFTKFQLRSNVVKPNICMSLTADVAGEAKLKDLEPEKTDTRTVVAIILGGGAGTRLFPLTKRRAKPAVPIGGAYRLIDVPMSNCINSGINKVYILTQFNSASLNRHIARAYNFGNGVTFGDGYVEVLAATQTPGEAGKRWFLGTADAVRQFHWLFEDARSKDIEDVLILSGDHLYRMDYMDFVQSHRQSGADITISSLPIDDRRASDFGLMKIDDTGRVLSFSEKPKGDDLKAMAVDTSVLGLSPEEAKKKPYIASMGVYVFKKEILLNLLRWRFPTANDFGSEIIPASAKEFCVKAYLFNDYWEDIGTIRSFFEANLALTEHPPSFSFYDATKPIYTSRRNLPPSAIDNSKIVDSIVSHGSFLTNCFVEHSVVGIRSRIGSNVHLKDTVMLGADYYETDAEIASQLAEGKVPIGIGENTRIKECIIDKNARIGKNVVIANSEGVQEADRSSEGFYIRSGITVILKNSTISDGLVI, via the exons ATGGCTGTTGCTGCCGACGGCCGATTCGCCTTATCGGCGGCCAGCAAACTTCATAGCAGTGCAACATTAACAGGGAGAAACTTAAGGGTAGTGAAGTTCTGCAATGGAGAGTTGATGGGAAAGAAGCTCAAGTTTACAAAATTTCAGTTAAGGAGCAATGTAGTGAAGCCAAATATCTGCATGTCACTTACAGCTGATGTTGCAGGTGAGGCCAAG TTAAAGGATCTTGAACCGGAGAAGACCGATACAAGGACTGTAGTAGCAATCATTCTAGGAGGGGGAGCTGGAACTCGTCTTTTCCCCCTCACCAAGCGCCGTGCTAAGCCTGCT GTTCCAATTGGAGGAGCATACAGGCTAATTGATGTACCAATGAGCAACTGTATCAACAGCGGCATCAACAAAGTTTACATTCTCACCCAATTCAACTCTGCCTCGCTTAACAGACATATTGCTCGGGCTTACAACTTTGGCAATGGTGTCACATTCGGAGATGGATATGTCGAG GTCTTAGCAGCAACTCAAACACCAGGTGAAGCAGGGAAAAGATGGTTCCTAGGTACTGCAGATGCTGTTAGGCAATTCCACTGGCTTTTTGAG GATGCAAGAAGCAAGGACATTGAAGATGTGCTCATTCTCTCTGGAGATCACTTGTATAGAATGGACTACATGGACTTTGTTCAG AGTCATAGGCAAAGTGGTGCAGACATTACCATATCAAGCTTGCCAATAGACGACAG ACGTGCTTCAGATTTTGGCTTGATGAAAATTGATGACACAGGACGGGTCCTATCCTTCAGCGAAAAGCCAAAAGGAGATGACTTGAAGGCGATG GCAGTAGACACATCTGTTCTGGGATTATCCCCAGAAGAGGCTAAAAAGAAACCTTACATTGCTTCAATGGGAGTTTACGTCTTCAAGAAGGAGATTCTCCTGAATCTCTTAAG ATGGCGTTTTCCGACAGCAAATGACTTTGGTTCAGAGATTATTCCTGCCTCTGCCAAAGAATTCTGTGTCAAG GCTTACTTATTCAATGATTACTGGGAAGATATTGGTACAATCAGATCCTTTTTTGAAGCAAACCTTGCACTCACTGAACAC CCACCAAGTTTTAGTTTTTACGATGCAACAAAGCCTATTTACACATCAAGGAGAAACTTACCACCCTCAGCTATTGATAACAGCAAG ATTGTTGATTCAATTGTATCACATGGTAGTTTCTTGACCAATTGCTTCGTGGAGCACAGTGTTGTCGGAATCCGATCCCGTATAGGCTCCAATGTTCACTTGAAG GATACAGTGATGCTTGGTGCTGACTACTATGAAACTGATGCTGAGATTGCCTCACAACTAGCTGAAGGAAAAGTGCCTATTGGAATAGGAGAAAATACAAGAATAAA AGAATGCATCATTGATAAGAATGCAAGAATTGGAAAGAACGTAGTTATTGCCAACTCAGAG GGAGTACAAGAAGCAGACAGATCCTCAGAAGGATTTTACATTCGATCAGGCATAACAGTCATATTGAAGAACTCAACAATTTCAGATGGATTAGTGATATGA
- the LOC138898639 gene encoding uncharacterized protein — protein sequence MPRGVGSLLYLWLSRPRHEILSDERWCRYSSAGGICSWFVIISTPPRQGLQAPGSRGRGRSGASSSSDPQYRIYALADRQDHESSPNIVTCILSVSLYDVYALIDPGSTLSYVTPSVSRKFGIKPELIKPFEVSTPVGDLVISKRVYRDHIVVFHSRSIVADLIELDMVEFDVIMSMYWLASCYANVDCRSKMVWFQFPGEPVLEWKGNIALPRGRFISYLKARKMIRKGYIYHLVRVQDVTADSPTHQSIPVVNEFLDEILGLPPEWDIEFDIDTLLDTRPKYIPLYKRHLQS from the coding sequence ATGCCTCGTGGGGTTGGGTCTTTGTTATACTtatggttatccaggccacgtcACGAGATATTGTCTGACGAGAGGTGGTGTAGGTATAGTTCAGCAGGCGGGATCTGTAGCTGGTttgtcatcatcagtacgccccctaGACAAGGTTTACAGGCACCAGgcagtcgtggtagaggcagaagtggagcatctagctcgagcgatcCTCAGtaccgcatttatgcattagcggaTCGACAAGATCATGAGTCGTCACCTAATATTGTTAcatgtatattatcagtctccttatatgatgtatatgcattgattgatccaggttccaccttatcttATGTCACTCCGTCGGTCTCTAGAAAGTTTGGGATAAaacctgagttgattaaaccttttgaggtgtctacacctgttggggatctaGTGATATCTAAACGAGTATATAGAGATCATATAGTAGTATTCCATAGTCGTTCTATAGTAGCAGACCTGATTgagctagatatggtagaatttgatgttataatgagtatgtattggttggcttcttgttatgctaacgttgattgtagatcaaagatggtttggttccagtttccaggggagccagttctagagtggaaaggtaatattgCATTGccaagaggtaggtttatttcctatctcaaggcaaggaagatgattaggaaaggctatatttatcacttagttcgggtacaggatgtGACAGCAGACTCACCGACCCATCAGTCTATcccggtggttaatgagtttctcgATGAGATTCTAGGACTTCCGCCAGAGTGGGATattgagtttgatattgacacATTACTAGATACCCGACCGAAATATATTCCACTGTATAAAAggcacctgcagagctga